From the genome of Lotus japonicus ecotype B-129 chromosome 6, LjGifu_v1.2, one region includes:
- the LOC130726729 gene encoding cation/H(+) antiporter 15-like, whose protein sequence is MDNSTMALLNTSDKSIVCYTPTMTTTNGVWQGDNPLEFSLPLFILQLTLVVVATRLFVFILKPFHQPRVIAEIMGGLLLGPSVLGRNEKFADAVFPLKSAMVLETMANIGLIYFLFLVGLEMDMSIVKRTGKKAVFIAVGGMVLPFIVGVGSSFILAAEDKNTSKSGYVVYLGIVLSATAFPVLARMLAELKLVSTELGRLALSTSLINDVCAWILLALAIALSEPSTNSMVSVWVVLSNIVFVAFCFLVVRPAVTWLIKRTPEGKPFSEFQICVVLTGVMISAFITDVLGTHSVFGAFVYGLVIPNGPLGAAIIEKLEDFVSGLLLPLFYAISGLKTDVTLISGTSAWSFTVMVIPLAFLGKILGTLIISLLFQIPTRDGVVLGLLMNTKGLIEMIVLNIGREQKVLGDEVFSIMVLVTLIMTAVISPIVTLIYKPRKRLIPYKKRSVQSSRLDAELRVLVSIHTPRNVPTVINLLEATHPNKRSPICAYVLHLVELTGRASAMLAVHANRQSGGPALNKTQAQTDQIITAFQNFQEHVGYVSVQPLTAISPYSTMHEDICNLAEEKRVAVIIIPFHKQQTVDGDMQDTNPAFRMVNHNLLQNSPCSVGILVDRGLNGSNRLTANQQPHQVAVLYFGGPDDREALSYGWRMSRHPRVRLTVMHFIPSKENETNLEEDQIKIGKDNLIDEEYIKEFRKVTANDESIVYMDKVVNNGEETVSAIRAMNNVNDLFIVGRGQGTCSPLTNGLTDWSECPELGAIGDLLASSDFETTASVLVMHQYVGLGPNGEDVYVTERPWQTNENHAMKQQQHMARYSSVQWGPTLL, encoded by the exons ATGGATAACTCAACGATGGCTCTGCTAAACACATCAGATAAATCAATAGTTTGCTACACACCAACCATGACAACAACAAATGGTGTGTGGCAGGGAGACAACCCTTTAGAATTCTCCCTCCCTCTCTTCATCTTGCAATTAACGTTAGTTGTTGTTGCCACACGTTTATTTGTTTTCATCCTCAAGCCCTTTCACCAACCTCGCGTCATTGCTGAAATCATG GGTGGATTGCTTTTAGGCCCATCAGTGCTAGGTAGAAATGAAAAATTTGCCGATGCAGTATTCCCTCTAAAAAGTGCAATGGTGCTGGAAACAATGGCAAACATAGGCCTCATCTACTTCCTCTTCCTAGTTGGGTTAGAGATGGACATGTCAATTGTCAAACGCACAGGGAAAAAGGCAGTGTTCATAGCTGTTGGTGGCATGGTATTGCCCTTCATTGTTGGTGTTGGATCCTCCTTTATTTTAGCTGCTGAAGACAAGAACACAAGCAAAAGCGGCTATGTCGTCTATCTCGGTATAGTTTTATCCGCCACCGCCTTCCCGGTTCTTGCTCGCATGCTCGCTGAGCTCAAGCTTGTCAGCACAGAGCTTGGAAGGCTTGCCCTCTCAACATCACTCATCAATGATGTGTGTGCATGGATTTTGCTTGCTCTGGCTATTGCTTTATCAGAGCCAAGTACTAACTCCATGGTCTCAGTTTGGGTTGTGTTGTCAAACATTGTTTTCGTTGCTTTCTGCTTTCTTGTTGTTAGGCCAGCAGTGACATGGTTGATCAAGAGAACTCCAGAAGGAAAACCCTTCAGTGAGTTCCAAATATGTGTTGTGCTCACTGGTGTTATGATCTCAGCTTTCATCACAGATGTTCTAGGAACACATTCTGTTTTTGGAGCTTTTGTGTATGGCTTGGTGATTCCAAATGGCCCGCTTGGAGCTGCTATAATAGAAAAGCTAGAAGACTTTGTTTCCGGGCTTTTACTCCCTCTCTTTTATGCAATTAGTGGGCTTAAGACTGATGTCACCTTAATCAGTGGCACTTCTGCATGGTCATTTACAGTCATGGTGATTCCTCTTGCTTTCTTAGGCAAGATCCTTGGGACTCTTATTATTTCACTCCTTTTCCAGATACCAACTCGTGATGGAGTTGTTCTTGGTTTACTTATGAACACCAAAGGCCTTATTGAAATGATTGTGCTCAATATTGGGAGGGAACAAAAG GTCTTGGGGGATGAAGTGTTCTCAATTATGGTTCTTGTAACTCTTATAATGACAGCAGTCATTTCACCTATTGTAACATTGATCTACAAGCCAAGAAAAAGGCTCATACCTTATAAGAAGAGATCAGTGCAAAGTTCAAGACTTGATGCAGAGTTAAGGGTGCTGGTGTCTATCCACACCCCAAGAAATGTCCCAACAGTGATCAACCTCCTTGAAGCAACACACCCCAACAAAAGATCTCCCATATGTGCTTATGTTCTTCACCTAGTTGAGCTCACAGGAAGAGCTTCTGCCATGCTTGCTGTCCATGCTAACAGACAATCAGGAGGACCAGCACTCAACAAAACACAAGCACAAACAGACCAAATTATAACAGCATTTCAGAATTTCCAGGAACATGTTGGCTATGTCTCAGTGCAGCCCTTAACAGCAATCTCCCCTTACTCCACAATGCATGAAGACATATGCAATTTGGCAGAGGAGAAAAGGGTGGCTGTCATCATCATTCCTTTCCACAAACAACAAACAGTTGATGGAGACATGCAGGACACAAACCCTGCATTCAGAATGGTGAACCACAATTTGTTACAGAACTCTCCTTGCTCAGTTGGGATACTTGTGGACAGAGGACTAAACGGTTCGAACCGGTTAACCGCGAATCAACAACCTCATCAGGTGGCAGTTTTGTACTTTGGAGGACCAGATGATAGAGAGGCATTGTCCTATGGATGGAGAATGTCAAGGCATCCAAGGGTTCGCCTGACTGTGATGCATTTCATTCCAAGCAAGGAAAATGAGACTAATTTAGAGGAGGATCAAATAAAAATTGGGAAGGATAACTTAATAGATGAGGAGTACATTAAAGAGTTCAGGAAGGTAACTGCAAATGATGAATCAATTGTTTACATGGACAAAGTTGTGAACAATGGGGAGGAAACAGTATCAGCAATAAGAGCAATGAACAATGTGAATGACTTGTTTATAGTTGGGAGAGGTCAAGGGACATGTTCACCATTAACAAATGGACTCACAGATTGGAGTGAGTGTCCTGAGTTGGGAGCCATTGGAGATTTGTTAGCTTCTTCAGACTTTGAAACAACAGCTTCAGTGTTGGTGATGCATCAGTATGTTGGGCTAGGGCCAAATGGTGAGGATGTTTATGTGACAGAGAGACCGTGGCAAACAAATGAAAACCATGCCatgaaacaacaacaacatatggCAAGATATTCGTCAGTGCAATGGGGGCCAACTCTTTTGTGA